Proteins encoded in a region of the Burkholderia ubonensis subsp. mesacidophila genome:
- a CDS encoding adenylosuccinate synthase, whose product MPNVVVVGAQWGDEGKGRLVDWLAGQADIVARYNGGHNAGHTLVVDGKTYKLALLPSGLVRGKPGVIGNGVALDPEALLAEIARMAELGVAVTPDNLSIAENATLVLPIHRAVDRAQEQLRREPIGTTLRGIGPAYEDKVGRRGLRVCDLADPDGLARKLDALLDHHNAWFRGLGLDTWSRDAMLPMLADLAPKVLPFVRPVWADLNDAHDQGRKILFEGSQAVMLDIDWGTYPFVTSSGTVASAAAAGTGLGASKLGRVLGVTKAYATRVGGGPFVTELADEIGERLRERGREYGVNTGRPRRCGWLDAVQLRQAVKVSGIDSLALTKLDVLDGFDAIRLGVGYELDGTRIDHLPASLAAQSRAKPIYEQFDGWTGTVAGKRRLGDLPEAARRFVERVEALVGVPVSLITTGPERDDTIVLRSPFDSSARA is encoded by the coding sequence ATGCCGAATGTCGTGGTGGTGGGCGCGCAGTGGGGCGACGAGGGCAAGGGGCGTCTGGTGGACTGGCTCGCGGGGCAGGCCGACATCGTCGCGCGGTACAACGGCGGCCACAACGCGGGACATACGCTGGTCGTCGACGGGAAGACCTACAAGCTCGCGCTGTTGCCGAGCGGGCTGGTGCGCGGCAAGCCGGGCGTGATCGGCAACGGCGTCGCGCTCGATCCTGAAGCGCTGCTCGCCGAGATTGCGCGCATGGCGGAACTCGGGGTCGCGGTGACGCCGGACAACCTGTCGATCGCCGAGAACGCCACGCTGGTCCTGCCGATTCACCGGGCCGTCGACCGCGCACAGGAGCAGTTGCGCCGCGAACCGATCGGCACGACGCTGCGCGGGATCGGCCCCGCCTACGAAGACAAGGTTGGTCGCCGGGGGCTGCGGGTTTGCGACCTGGCCGATCCGGACGGACTCGCACGCAAGCTCGACGCGCTGCTCGATCATCACAATGCGTGGTTCCGCGGCCTGGGCCTCGACACATGGTCGCGCGACGCGATGCTGCCGATGCTCGCCGACCTCGCGCCCAAGGTGCTGCCGTTCGTGCGGCCCGTATGGGCCGATCTCAACGACGCGCACGACCAGGGCAGGAAGATCCTGTTCGAAGGCTCGCAAGCCGTGATGCTGGACATCGACTGGGGCACGTATCCGTTCGTGACGTCATCAGGCACGGTCGCGTCGGCGGCCGCCGCCGGCACCGGTCTCGGCGCATCGAAGCTCGGCCGCGTGCTGGGCGTGACCAAGGCCTATGCGACCCGCGTCGGCGGCGGACCATTCGTCACCGAGCTTGCCGACGAGATCGGCGAGCGGCTGCGGGAACGCGGGCGCGAGTACGGCGTCAATACCGGCCGGCCGCGCCGCTGCGGATGGCTCGACGCCGTCCAGCTGCGCCAGGCCGTCAAGGTGTCCGGCATCGATTCGCTGGCGCTGACCAAGCTCGACGTGCTGGACGGGTTCGACGCGATCCGGCTCGGCGTCGGATACGAGCTCGACGGAACGCGCATCGATCATCTGCCCGCGAGCCTCGCTGCGCAGTCCCGCGCGAAGCCGATCTACGAGCAGTTCGACGGGTGGACCGGCACGGTCGCCGGCAAGCGGCGGCTCGGCGATCTGCCGGAAGCGGCGCGCCGCTTCGTCGAACGCGTCGAGGCGCTCGTCGGCGTGCCCGTTTCGCTGATCACGACCGGACCGGAGCGCGACGACACCATCGTGTTGCGGAGCCCGTTCGATTCGTCCGCGCGCGCATAG
- the kamB gene encoding lysine 5,6-aminomutase reactivase subunit KamB, with protein sequence MRISELCADARRVAIYGLAKNTGKTVALTVLVDELSARGCAIGITSIGRDGEACDVLDETILKPRIHLPAGALVATTRSLLKRSGLRHDELVATPYRNPLGTVTIARMAEAGVVEVAGPSVVAQMKAVIERMLALGAEKVIVDGSINRRCASSPDVTDAVIVATGAILGEDLDAVVRYTVEEIRRLRLPVTPADGVGHGSSDHLVTVAGKRIALPPGFGLTDRTDALKQWRAEHGPFARILLRGAVCEAFLDSVLRACEDDADVRVVATDSSKFYFNRNGVGWYEKRGLHLCVLRDTRLCAITVNPVAPQLRSFDSGAFVARLAAAVPPVAVHDVLHASYPRVAASGHRPAPAFAQDR encoded by the coding sequence ATGCGAATCTCAGAGCTTTGCGCGGACGCGCGGCGCGTCGCCATCTACGGGTTGGCGAAGAACACGGGCAAGACGGTCGCGCTGACGGTGCTCGTCGACGAATTGTCGGCGCGCGGATGCGCGATCGGCATCACGTCGATCGGCCGCGACGGCGAGGCGTGCGACGTGCTCGACGAAACCATCCTGAAGCCGCGGATCCACCTGCCCGCAGGCGCGCTGGTCGCGACCACGCGCTCGTTGCTCAAGCGCAGCGGCCTGCGTCATGACGAGCTGGTGGCCACGCCCTATCGCAACCCGCTCGGGACGGTCACGATCGCCCGGATGGCGGAGGCCGGCGTCGTCGAGGTGGCCGGGCCGAGCGTGGTCGCGCAGATGAAGGCAGTCATCGAACGCATGCTCGCGCTGGGCGCCGAGAAGGTGATCGTCGATGGATCGATCAACCGGCGCTGCGCGTCCAGCCCCGACGTCACCGATGCGGTCATCGTCGCGACGGGCGCCATTCTTGGCGAGGATCTCGACGCGGTCGTCAGGTACACGGTCGAGGAAATCCGCCGGCTCAGGCTGCCGGTCACGCCGGCGGACGGCGTCGGGCACGGATCGTCCGACCATCTGGTGACGGTGGCGGGGAAGCGGATCGCGTTGCCGCCCGGATTCGGGCTCACCGACCGGACCGACGCGCTGAAGCAATGGCGTGCCGAACACGGGCCGTTCGCCCGCATCCTGCTGCGCGGCGCCGTCTGCGAGGCGTTCCTCGACAGCGTGCTGCGCGCGTGCGAGGACGATGCCGACGTGCGGGTCGTCGCAACCGACAGCTCGAAGTTCTATTTCAATCGAAACGGCGTCGGCTGGTACGAGAAGCGCGGGCTGCACCTGTGCGTGCTGCGCGACACCCGTCTGTGTGCGATCACGGTGAACCCGGTCGCGCCGCAGTTGCGCAGCTTCGACTCGGGGGCGTTCGTCGCGCGCCTCGCGGCCGCGGTGCCGCCCGTCGCCGTGCATGACGTGCTGCATGCGTCCTACCCGCGAGTCGCGGCATCCGGGCACCGCCCGGCTCCCGCATTCGCGCAAGACCGATGA
- a CDS encoding ParB/RepB/Spo0J family partition protein has translation MAKDTSKEKKATGNLHLAAGLLRGLAQENAALETRLPEPSVTPLPAAVTPAVKPVMTVTTLSADATDLGAPQKVAVKDCIPNPFNPRVFYSESSLHELALTLKREGQIEPIKVTRLPEFPGKLVVIDGQRRLRATSINGDETINATFRSDHTPEQLYTIAYRANHDHERQTIFDDAVAWKRLLDEKVFPDQNTLAEKIGKDKATISKTLSLNALSTTLLERMAAANDVVGLQAAYFLKLIFERLGEPTADRLLSAVIDRKKSVRDLENFLRAQNDGNKKAGRTRYSVRHDFAVESRAIGQLKTYPDGRVDLQLKGVDTTHQEALADKLKAVIDAYVAELSTAQK, from the coding sequence ATGGCTAAAGACACATCGAAAGAGAAGAAGGCGACGGGCAATCTCCATCTCGCAGCCGGTCTTCTGCGCGGACTTGCGCAGGAAAATGCGGCGCTGGAAACGCGACTGCCCGAACCGTCCGTCACGCCGCTGCCCGCTGCCGTGACGCCCGCCGTCAAACCGGTCATGACGGTCACGACGCTGTCCGCCGATGCAACGGATCTCGGTGCACCGCAGAAGGTTGCCGTGAAGGACTGCATCCCGAACCCGTTCAATCCACGGGTCTTCTACTCGGAATCGAGCCTGCACGAGCTCGCGCTGACGTTGAAGCGGGAAGGGCAGATCGAGCCGATCAAGGTGACCCGGCTGCCGGAGTTTCCCGGCAAGCTGGTCGTGATCGACGGGCAACGCCGGCTGCGCGCCACGAGCATCAACGGTGACGAAACCATCAACGCCACCTTCCGCTCGGATCACACGCCCGAGCAGCTCTACACGATCGCCTATCGCGCAAACCACGATCACGAGCGCCAGACGATCTTCGACGATGCGGTCGCATGGAAGCGCCTCCTCGACGAGAAGGTGTTCCCCGACCAGAACACGCTGGCGGAAAAGATCGGCAAGGACAAGGCGACCATCAGCAAGACGCTGTCGCTCAACGCCCTGTCGACCACGCTCCTCGAGCGGATGGCCGCCGCAAACGACGTGGTCGGCCTGCAGGCCGCCTATTTCCTGAAGCTGATCTTCGAGCGGCTGGGCGAACCGACTGCCGACCGCCTGCTCTCCGCCGTCATCGACCGGAAAAAGTCCGTGCGCGACCTCGAGAACTTCCTGCGCGCGCAGAACGACGGGAACAAGAAGGCGGGACGGACGCGGTACAGCGTGCGCCACGATTTCGCGGTCGAATCGCGAGCGATCGGGCAGTTGAAGACCTATCCCGACGGACGTGTCGACCTGCAGCTCAAGGGCGTCGACACCACTCATCAGGAAGCGCTCGCCGACAAGCTCAAGGCCGTCATCGACGCCTACGTCGCCGAGCTGTCCACCGCACAAAAGTAA
- the gcvA gene encoding transcriptional regulator GcvA encodes MRRTLPPLNSLRAFEAAARLGSFTLAADELCVTHGAISRHVQQLEAWLGQALFERYNRRVELTEAGRVYLAEVGASFDRIALATAQQLQRGHQGVLRVSAPATFSLRWLVPRLSSFQVAHPHIEVRLSTSNEPIDKLRDVVDVIIRGGPQSIEGYVAEEFLSEVRLPVCAPRLLEKKPLRKPADLAHFTLLHSATYPGMWPEWLAAAGHPHLVPRHSLTLEHFYLTLQGALDGLGVAMGPIALVADDIAEGRLVQPFDAPVLPPWRYFIYVAAARAEDRAVRAFMDWLKLAGSASASRDA; translated from the coding sequence ATGCGCCGAACCCTCCCTCCTCTGAACTCGCTGCGGGCGTTCGAAGCCGCCGCCCGGCTCGGCAGCTTTACGCTGGCCGCCGACGAGCTGTGCGTCACGCACGGCGCGATCAGCCGGCACGTGCAGCAACTGGAGGCGTGGCTGGGGCAGGCGCTGTTCGAGCGGTACAACCGGCGGGTCGAATTGACGGAGGCCGGGCGGGTCTACCTGGCCGAAGTCGGCGCGTCGTTCGACCGTATCGCGCTCGCGACCGCGCAGCAGCTTCAGCGAGGACACCAGGGCGTGCTGCGCGTCAGCGCGCCGGCCACCTTCTCGCTGCGCTGGCTGGTGCCGAGGCTGTCGTCGTTCCAGGTCGCCCATCCGCACATCGAGGTGCGGCTTTCGACGTCGAACGAGCCGATCGACAAGCTCCGCGACGTCGTGGACGTGATCATTCGCGGCGGCCCGCAGTCGATCGAAGGCTATGTGGCCGAGGAGTTTCTCTCCGAGGTTCGCCTGCCCGTCTGTGCGCCACGGCTCCTCGAGAAAAAGCCGCTCAGGAAACCCGCGGATCTCGCGCACTTCACGCTGCTGCATTCGGCGACCTATCCGGGCATGTGGCCGGAATGGCTCGCGGCGGCAGGGCACCCGCATCTCGTGCCGCGGCATTCGCTTACGCTCGAGCACTTCTACCTGACGTTGCAGGGCGCGCTCGACGGGCTCGGCGTCGCGATGGGCCCGATCGCGCTCGTCGCGGACGATATCGCCGAAGGCCGGCTCGTGCAGCCGTTCGATGCGCCCGTGCTGCCGCCGTGGCGCTATTTCATTTATGTGGCCGCGGCGCGCGCGGAAGACCGCGCGGTGCGTGCATTCATGGATTGGCTGAAACTGGCTGGCAGTGCGTCGGCTTCGCGCGACGCGTGA
- a CDS encoding replication initiation protein, which produces MPRKPASKGSDKQVSLFQTPEPPDLLRKAVQAIHIAPKSGKIGLQQRKMFSSLIKNALRQEAFEPGRTSFSISIAALSHESGLNSNNTKYVKDTVNSLISTVVNWDYLAGDRSTVWKASGLLAGAELEQSVLKYSFSDQIRSELLNPEIYALIDMRIAREFRRSHSLALWENTVRYEGIGITAKIPLPKFRDLILGQDKASQSYKEYKLFKSKVLVPCIQEVNEVSDHTLELIEHKSGRSVEAVQFKVTRKPSADTVEDGDVKNEALVEEVAKFGVPRSEARRLISQYGVQRIKAAIAYTLNRTTKKNAAPIDNVGAYFRKALTHGYTLSDGQATETATATSAKETAQSKQEQIRDKYLAAKIDEAGAYFRELEIDDQTKLIERYNETVTGSKDLTLSPKKKASKLAQTSFFRWLALDTWGEPTSDDLLEFLLRSSLAAN; this is translated from the coding sequence ATGCCGCGAAAGCCAGCAAGCAAAGGCTCCGACAAACAGGTCTCGCTGTTCCAGACGCCCGAGCCTCCCGACTTGCTGCGCAAGGCGGTTCAAGCGATTCACATCGCACCCAAGTCGGGAAAGATCGGTCTGCAGCAGCGGAAGATGTTCAGCTCGCTGATCAAGAACGCGCTTCGGCAGGAAGCGTTCGAGCCGGGCCGCACGAGCTTCTCGATCTCGATCGCCGCGCTCTCGCACGAAAGCGGACTGAACAGCAACAACACGAAGTACGTGAAGGACACGGTGAACTCGCTCATCAGCACCGTCGTCAACTGGGACTATCTGGCCGGGGACCGCTCGACCGTCTGGAAGGCGTCGGGCCTGCTGGCCGGTGCGGAACTCGAGCAATCGGTGCTGAAGTACAGCTTCTCGGACCAGATTCGCAGCGAACTGCTCAATCCCGAGATCTACGCGCTCATCGATATGCGGATCGCGCGCGAGTTCCGGCGCTCGCATTCGCTCGCGCTGTGGGAAAACACGGTGCGCTACGAAGGGATCGGCATCACCGCGAAGATCCCGTTGCCGAAATTCCGGGATCTCATCCTGGGGCAGGACAAGGCGTCGCAGTCGTACAAGGAATACAAGCTGTTCAAGAGCAAGGTCCTGGTGCCGTGCATTCAGGAGGTCAACGAAGTATCGGACCACACGCTCGAGCTGATCGAGCACAAGTCCGGACGCAGTGTGGAGGCGGTCCAGTTCAAGGTGACGCGCAAGCCGAGCGCGGATACCGTGGAGGACGGCGACGTCAAGAACGAAGCGCTCGTCGAGGAAGTTGCCAAATTCGGCGTTCCGCGCTCGGAGGCTCGCCGGTTGATTTCCCAGTACGGCGTGCAGCGCATCAAGGCCGCGATTGCCTACACGCTCAATCGGACTACGAAAAAGAATGCGGCGCCGATCGACAACGTCGGCGCGTATTTCCGCAAGGCGCTGACGCACGGCTATACGTTGTCGGACGGCCAGGCGACGGAGACGGCGACGGCGACGTCGGCGAAAGAGACGGCGCAGAGCAAGCAGGAGCAGATCCGCGACAAGTATCTTGCCGCCAAGATCGACGAGGCGGGCGCATACTTCCGCGAGCTGGAAATCGACGACCAGACCAAGCTCATCGAGCGCTACAACGAGACGGTGACCGGCTCGAAGGATCTGACGTTGTCGCCGAAGAAGAAGGCGAGCAAGCTTGCGCAAACCAGCTTCTTCAGATGGCTGGCGCTGGATACCTGGGGCGAACCGACTTCGGACGACCTGCTGGAGTTCCTGCTCAGAAGCAGCCTCGCAGCAAACTGA
- the dapA gene encoding 4-hydroxy-tetrahydrodipicolinate synthase: MNVVQGSLVALATPMSGAGQIDYEALAEIIEQHVAAGTAALVVAGTTGESATMSAQEQAHLVQHVVDRCRGRMPVVAGVGANSTHEAIELSQMARDAGASSGLSVVPYYVRPNQEGMRRHFETVAVATDFPQILYNIPSRTGADMHDATVVALAKDPRIVGIKDATSDLARAARLFEQLPPGFGCYSGDDATTLAYMLLGGHGTISVAANVAPRAMARLCSLALDGEVGAARALNAKLLPLYEALSIDTNPIPVKYMLARLGWMPDGIRLPLVPLAADKRARVDAILAELAQWCDDVADAGARSKRSAS, translated from the coding sequence ATGAATGTGGTTCAGGGCAGTCTCGTCGCTCTGGCTACGCCGATGTCGGGCGCGGGTCAAATCGATTATGAAGCACTTGCAGAAATCATCGAGCAGCACGTGGCGGCAGGCACGGCGGCGCTCGTAGTGGCCGGAACGACGGGGGAGTCGGCGACGATGAGTGCCCAGGAGCAGGCCCATCTCGTTCAACACGTCGTCGACCGTTGCAGGGGGCGGATGCCCGTGGTGGCCGGCGTGGGCGCGAATTCCACTCACGAGGCCATCGAACTGTCGCAGATGGCCCGTGACGCCGGCGCCTCGAGCGGGCTATCCGTCGTACCTTACTACGTGCGCCCCAATCAGGAGGGCATGCGCCGGCATTTCGAAACCGTTGCCGTTGCAACCGATTTCCCGCAGATCCTCTACAACATCCCGTCGCGTACCGGTGCGGATATGCACGACGCAACGGTCGTCGCACTCGCGAAGGATCCGCGCATCGTCGGCATCAAGGACGCGACGAGCGATCTGGCCCGCGCGGCGCGGCTGTTCGAGCAACTGCCGCCCGGCTTCGGCTGCTACTCGGGGGACGATGCGACCACGCTCGCCTACATGTTGCTGGGCGGACACGGGACGATTTCGGTCGCGGCCAATGTGGCGCCGCGTGCGATGGCCCGTCTTTGTTCCCTGGCGCTGGATGGCGAGGTGGGGGCCGCGCGCGCGTTGAACGCGAAGCTGCTGCCGCTCTACGAAGCGCTGTCGATCGACACGAACCCGATTCCGGTCAAGTACATGCTGGCCCGGCTCGGCTGGATGCCCGACGGCATTCGCCTGCCGCTCGTGCCGCTGGCGGCGGACAAGCGGGCGCGGGTCGACGCGATCCTGGCAGAGCTCGCGCAATGGTGCGACGACGTGGCCGACGCGGGCGCGCGCTCGAAACGGAGCGCATCATGA
- a CDS encoding DUF2345 domain-containing protein — protein sequence MSTNTSARLPGAQPINWANEQGTHMAVGNSLTARVGNKLSPFVQNAGMKLLARGRKGEIQSHANHIEDGRSPFRESEDRSRR from the coding sequence TTGTCGACCAATACGTCTGCGCGTCTTCCGGGGGCCCAGCCAATCAATTGGGCCAATGAGCAGGGCACGCACATGGCAGTCGGCAATTCGTTGACTGCGCGCGTCGGTAACAAGCTGAGCCCATTCGTCCAGAATGCGGGAATGAAACTTCTTGCGCGGGGAAGAAAGGGGGAGATTCAGTCGCACGCTAACCATATAGAAGACGGACGGAGTCCTTTCCGCGAGTCCGAGGATCGAAGTCGCAGATGA
- the kamD gene encoding lysine 5,6-aminomutase subunit alpha — MIDRLALNPALVDECRTLAKRVAADTLAAIENKTTVSVERAVVRLFGVDGVDESGVPLPNVFVDALKRIGGVEMGAAYWIASGMKRHGTTAQKFVEAVASGRVQLAGLDPLNPDEASNIADTAAHDILDRLTEKHEQRRDARQRATDDSVPLLYVLTATGNVYEDIVHAKAVAEHGGDIVAVIRSTAQSLLDFVPYGPTTEGYGGTYATQENFRIMREALDDWTRSNGRYVRLSSFCSGLCMPEIAVMGAIEGLDNMVNDALYGILYRDINMVRTIVDQQFSRMANGYFGITINTGEDNYLRTDDPVEAAPSVVASQLINYELAMACGVPEGQIGIGNAFEIHPDTENGLLFEIAHAELTRQLFPRCPVKYMPPTRFMDGNLFRTHANDTMFNFVSILTKQRIQTLGVPTEGIFTPHIHDRVLGLECARYVHRFAKNLVDEVTFREDGFIQRRAQAVLAGARDLLAGVQDGVFGAVQSGMFGGVRRAIDEGRGADGVIARHKYYVNPFLERMAQA; from the coding sequence ATGATCGATCGCCTTGCCCTGAATCCGGCGCTGGTCGACGAATGCCGCACGCTCGCGAAGCGTGTGGCGGCCGATACGCTGGCCGCGATCGAGAACAAGACCACCGTTTCGGTCGAGCGCGCGGTCGTCCGGCTGTTCGGCGTCGACGGCGTCGACGAATCGGGCGTGCCGTTGCCCAATGTGTTCGTCGATGCGTTGAAGCGCATCGGCGGCGTCGAGATGGGCGCCGCCTACTGGATCGCAAGCGGGATGAAGCGCCACGGCACGACCGCACAGAAGTTCGTCGAAGCGGTCGCGTCGGGCCGCGTCCAGCTTGCCGGGCTTGATCCGTTGAATCCCGATGAAGCGTCCAACATCGCCGACACGGCAGCGCACGACATCCTCGATCGGCTGACCGAAAAGCACGAGCAGCGGCGCGACGCGCGCCAGCGTGCGACGGACGACTCGGTACCCCTGCTGTACGTGCTGACCGCGACCGGCAACGTTTACGAAGACATCGTCCATGCGAAGGCCGTGGCCGAGCACGGCGGCGATATCGTTGCCGTGATCCGCTCGACCGCGCAGAGCCTGCTCGACTTCGTGCCGTACGGCCCGACGACGGAAGGGTATGGCGGCACGTACGCGACGCAGGAGAATTTCCGGATCATGCGTGAGGCGCTCGACGACTGGACGCGCAGCAACGGGCGCTATGTCCGGCTGTCGAGCTTCTGCTCAGGCCTCTGCATGCCCGAGATCGCGGTGATGGGCGCGATCGAAGGGCTCGACAACATGGTCAACGACGCGCTGTACGGGATCCTGTACCGCGACATCAACATGGTCCGGACCATCGTCGACCAGCAGTTCTCGCGGATGGCGAACGGCTACTTCGGCATCACGATCAACACCGGCGAGGACAACTACCTGCGGACCGACGACCCGGTCGAGGCCGCGCCGTCGGTGGTGGCGTCGCAGCTGATCAATTACGAGCTCGCAATGGCGTGCGGCGTGCCCGAGGGGCAGATCGGCATCGGCAACGCGTTCGAGATCCATCCGGACACCGAGAACGGGCTGCTGTTCGAGATCGCGCACGCGGAACTGACACGGCAGCTGTTTCCGCGCTGTCCGGTCAAGTACATGCCGCCGACGCGCTTCATGGACGGCAACCTGTTCCGGACGCACGCGAACGACACGATGTTCAATTTCGTGTCGATCCTGACGAAACAGCGCATCCAGACGCTCGGCGTGCCAACCGAGGGCATCTTCACGCCGCACATCCACGACCGGGTGCTCGGGCTCGAATGCGCGCGCTACGTGCATCGGTTCGCGAAGAACCTGGTCGACGAGGTCACCTTCCGAGAGGACGGGTTCATCCAGCGCCGCGCGCAGGCGGTGCTCGCCGGCGCGCGCGATTTGCTCGCCGGCGTGCAGGACGGCGTGTTCGGGGCAGTGCAGAGCGGGATGTTCGGCGGCGTGCGCCGCGCCATCGACGAAGGGCGCGGGGCCGACGGCGTGATCGCGCGGCACAAATACTACGTGAATCCGTTTCTCGAAAGGATGGCACAAGCATGA
- the kamE gene encoding lysine 5,6-aminomutase subunit beta, whose product MTAHSSSQHVLPYADHHGDGYVQIAFTLPVTYSNTAKKAAMRLLEAMGLYRPEVVHSIALTQGYTYFIAYAQCPVGVDLSELTDETVEAFMSRSEVERFVEQHIGRKIVVIGASTGTDTHSVGIDAMLNLKGFNGEPGLEAYNCFETYNLGSQVANGDLIEKAIAVSADAILVSQTVTQQSLHIHNLTQLADMLDSQGLRERVLLICGGPRVSDELAKELGYDAGFSKGCYPNHVASFIARRLAVKSAAPLLSTSA is encoded by the coding sequence ATGACGGCTCACTCCTCCTCCCAGCACGTGTTGCCGTACGCGGACCATCACGGCGACGGATATGTACAGATCGCGTTCACGTTGCCGGTCACCTATTCGAACACGGCAAAAAAGGCCGCGATGCGCCTGCTCGAAGCGATGGGCCTGTACCGGCCCGAGGTCGTGCACAGCATTGCGCTGACCCAGGGCTACACCTATTTCATCGCCTATGCGCAGTGCCCTGTCGGCGTCGATCTGTCGGAGCTGACCGACGAGACCGTCGAGGCGTTCATGTCGCGCAGCGAAGTGGAGCGCTTCGTCGAGCAGCACATCGGCCGCAAGATCGTCGTGATCGGTGCGAGCACCGGCACCGACACGCACAGCGTCGGCATCGACGCGATGCTCAATCTGAAGGGGTTCAACGGCGAGCCCGGCCTCGAAGCCTATAACTGTTTCGAGACCTACAACCTCGGCAGCCAGGTCGCGAACGGCGACCTGATCGAAAAAGCTATCGCCGTGAGCGCGGACGCGATTCTGGTGTCGCAGACGGTGACGCAGCAAAGCCTGCATATCCACAATCTGACGCAGCTCGCCGACATGCTCGACTCGCAGGGGCTGCGCGAGCGCGTGCTGCTGATCTGCGGAGGGCCGCGCGTATCCGACGAGCTGGCAAAGGAGCTCGGCTATGACGCAGGCTTCTCGAAGGGCTGCTACCCGAACCACGTCGCGTCCTTCATCGCCCGGCGGCTCGCCGTCAAGAGCGCCGCTCCGTTGCTGTCCACCTCTGCGTAA
- a CDS encoding ParA family protein, giving the protein MAFKIAVSNQKGGTGKTTISVNIAAAFEAGGNKVALIDADPQGTSVRWVTSGENTLPMTVLSLAPAGRGIGGEIKKQDAHFDVIVVDCPGNLEDPRIASVLEVADFCLVPLSPSPADLYSTVAMIRMIESMRTVRNPSLSSALMLNSVNGKTKMREEILKILKAEEIGEHLLDSQIAQREVYRQTFALGTTIHHHNRYLKGLKEARAEIEKLVTEMAQYIASTRATGTAHG; this is encoded by the coding sequence ATGGCTTTCAAGATCGCCGTCAGCAACCAAAAGGGTGGTACTGGAAAGACGACCATCTCCGTCAACATCGCCGCCGCCTTCGAGGCGGGCGGAAACAAGGTTGCGCTCATCGACGCCGATCCCCAGGGCACATCCGTCAGATGGGTCACGAGCGGCGAGAACACACTCCCGATGACCGTTCTTTCGCTCGCCCCGGCCGGTCGAGGAATCGGTGGGGAGATCAAGAAGCAGGACGCACATTTCGACGTGATCGTCGTCGACTGCCCCGGCAACCTCGAGGATCCGCGCATCGCATCAGTGCTCGAAGTCGCCGACTTCTGCCTCGTACCGCTGTCGCCGTCACCCGCGGATCTCTACAGCACCGTCGCCATGATTCGCATGATCGAATCCATGCGGACGGTACGTAACCCTAGTCTTTCTTCCGCGCTGATGCTCAATAGCGTCAATGGAAAAACTAAAATGCGTGAAGAGATTTTAAAAATTCTAAAGGCAGAAGAAATAGGGGAGCATCTGCTGGACAGCCAGATTGCCCAACGCGAGGTCTACCGACAGACCTTCGCACTCGGCACCACCATCCACCATCACAATCGGTACCTGAAGGGCCTCAAGGAGGCCCGTGCGGAGATCGAGAAGCTCGTCACCGAAATGGCCCAATACATCGCGTCGACGCGCGCTACCGGAACCGCTCATGGCTAA